One region of Luteolibacter rhizosphaerae genomic DNA includes:
- a CDS encoding DUF4340 domain-containing protein, with protein sequence MNKRQVVVLWIIAILLIVAAIVVRMGDRDGTVTKMQRADGETFLKEFPADQVAKIELKGAKDTTTLVRKDGKWSVAERENYPAKLSSVQEFLRTLTEVKVTQGIECEPSFLPRFGMDAAASKEEDRGIQAVFTNDAGSEVAKVNFGKNVQAAGDPMSMMGGGTSGRFVSNAADTSGVYKISEIFPALTTEPKTWLDPQFIQIEKIKSISLSPPIKPEEVAWKLVRADENAEFTLEGAKEGEAVDPAATAPLKSLFSFARFDDVVSADEAAEIRNHVEARTVKIETLEGFTYTITLAPTFPKKEEPGAPAEAPVPEESFLMTVEVSAEIPAERKKEDKETPEDAKAKDTAFTERKTTLEKRLATEKALAGRTFKVAATTVQPLIKERADLIAKPDAPAAGNPGPGGAMPPGGPTLIPQQPRRPVEAVTPPIAIPPLEEGEGQ encoded by the coding sequence ATGAACAAACGCCAAGTCGTTGTCCTCTGGATCATCGCCATCCTTCTCATCGTTGCCGCCATCGTCGTCCGCATGGGCGATCGAGACGGCACCGTGACCAAGATGCAGCGCGCGGACGGTGAAACCTTCCTCAAGGAATTCCCCGCCGACCAAGTCGCCAAGATCGAGCTCAAGGGCGCGAAGGACACCACCACCCTCGTCCGCAAGGATGGCAAGTGGTCCGTGGCCGAACGCGAGAACTACCCGGCCAAGCTCTCCTCCGTGCAAGAGTTCCTCCGCACCCTCACCGAGGTGAAGGTGACCCAGGGCATCGAGTGCGAGCCGTCTTTCCTGCCACGCTTCGGCATGGATGCCGCCGCCTCCAAGGAAGAAGATCGCGGCATCCAGGCCGTCTTCACCAACGACGCGGGCTCCGAAGTCGCCAAGGTGAACTTCGGCAAGAACGTCCAGGCCGCCGGCGATCCGATGAGCATGATGGGTGGCGGCACCTCCGGCCGCTTCGTCAGCAATGCCGCGGACACCAGCGGGGTCTACAAGATCAGCGAGATCTTCCCCGCCCTGACCACCGAGCCGAAGACCTGGCTCGATCCCCAGTTCATCCAAATCGAGAAGATCAAGAGCATCTCCCTCAGCCCGCCCATCAAGCCGGAAGAGGTCGCATGGAAACTGGTCCGCGCCGATGAAAATGCCGAGTTCACGCTGGAAGGCGCGAAGGAGGGCGAAGCCGTCGATCCCGCCGCCACCGCTCCCTTGAAGAGCCTCTTCTCCTTCGCCCGCTTCGACGATGTCGTGAGTGCGGACGAAGCCGCCGAGATCCGCAATCACGTGGAAGCCCGCACGGTGAAGATCGAGACCCTCGAAGGTTTCACCTACACCATCACCCTCGCCCCCACCTTCCCGAAGAAGGAAGAGCCGGGTGCCCCCGCCGAAGCTCCGGTCCCGGAGGAATCCTTCCTCATGACCGTGGAAGTGAGTGCCGAGATCCCCGCCGAGCGGAAGAAGGAGGACAAGGAAACCCCGGAAGACGCCAAGGCCAAGGATACCGCCTTCACCGAGCGCAAGACCACCTTGGAGAAGCGACTCGCCACCGAGAAGGCCTTGGCCGGACGCACCTTCAAGGTCGCCGCCACCACCGTCCAACCGCTCATCAAGGAGCGCGCCGATTTGATCGCGAAGCCGGATGCCCCGGCCGCCGGCAATCCCGGCCCCGGCGGTGCCATGCCACCCGGTGGCCCCACCCTCATCCCGCAGCAACCGCGCCGACCGGTCGAAGCCGTCACCCCGCCGATCGCCATCCCTCCGCTGGAGGAAGGCGAGGGACAGTAA
- a CDS encoding Gldg family protein — protein MSTEAKTVHPMARAILAILALAAIVVASNLLVSGLGIGHRNADFTADKVHTLSDGTREIIKELGAPVVIRYYATRSSDYMPEHLKLHMRRVDDLLAQYKNLSNGKLQVIELDPQPDTEAEDSANLDGISGQSFDDQNLFFGLAISCLERTTTIPYLDPAQETMLEYQISRSISEVSRPDKPVIGLMAGLAVNGGPSMNPMQPGQPAWEIIRQLQQFYEVRDLTMTPAKIEPEIDLLLVIHPADITPEAEFAIDQYVLQGGTVVACVDPFSVAAQMMGGGNPMMGGGGPPTASTLPTLLPAWGLTMDTQVVADENYQTQMSGNRKGIAVLTVPQEGMPQKDNVITKNLNNAVFFLPGGLTKSGGGVAANTLVKSSPKAGLVNAMSASRLDPALADSFEGNRSYDLVVHLSGNFKSAFPKGKPGTEEKKEEEKPAADGEAKKEDKPEEKKEEKPASLTEATKPGNVFVIADVDAFFDQFAFRMQNFGGRMMNLGPQNGNSSLLLNMVDQAASSTHLIGARSRAAVSRPFTKIKELEAAASAKVRGKEAELKKKEQEANNKLNEMQQTKAAGTELFLSPEQEAEIRKFRQELVDSKKQQRELMKDLRKEKDGIAGRITLANVLGMPLLVVIFGIGLLVKRRTATRAR, from the coding sequence ATGAGCACGGAAGCAAAGACCGTACATCCCATGGCCCGGGCGATTCTCGCGATCCTGGCCCTGGCCGCCATCGTCGTCGCCTCGAACCTCCTCGTCTCCGGCCTCGGCATCGGCCACCGCAATGCCGACTTCACCGCCGACAAGGTCCACACCCTCTCCGACGGCACCCGCGAGATCATCAAGGAGCTCGGCGCACCCGTCGTCATCCGCTACTACGCCACCCGTAGTTCCGACTACATGCCGGAGCACCTCAAGCTCCACATGCGCCGCGTGGACGACCTGCTGGCCCAGTACAAGAACCTCTCGAACGGCAAGCTCCAGGTGATCGAGCTCGATCCCCAGCCCGACACCGAGGCCGAGGACTCCGCCAACCTCGACGGCATCAGCGGCCAGAGCTTCGACGACCAGAACCTCTTCTTCGGCCTGGCCATCTCCTGCCTCGAGCGCACCACCACCATCCCCTACCTCGACCCCGCGCAGGAGACCATGCTGGAGTACCAGATCTCCCGCTCCATCTCCGAGGTCTCCCGCCCCGACAAGCCGGTCATCGGCCTCATGGCAGGCCTTGCCGTCAATGGCGGCCCGAGCATGAACCCGATGCAGCCCGGCCAGCCGGCATGGGAAATCATCCGCCAGCTCCAGCAGTTCTACGAGGTCCGCGACCTCACCATGACCCCCGCCAAGATCGAGCCCGAGATCGACCTCCTGCTGGTCATCCACCCGGCCGATATCACCCCGGAGGCCGAGTTCGCCATCGACCAATACGTCCTCCAGGGCGGCACCGTGGTCGCCTGCGTCGACCCCTTCTCCGTGGCCGCACAGATGATGGGCGGCGGCAATCCGATGATGGGCGGCGGCGGTCCTCCGACGGCCTCCACTCTCCCCACCCTGCTCCCCGCATGGGGCCTCACCATGGACACCCAGGTCGTCGCGGATGAGAACTACCAGACCCAGATGAGCGGCAACCGCAAAGGCATCGCCGTGCTCACCGTCCCCCAGGAAGGCATGCCGCAGAAGGACAACGTGATCACGAAGAACCTGAACAACGCGGTCTTCTTCCTGCCCGGCGGCCTCACCAAATCCGGCGGCGGCGTCGCGGCGAACACCTTGGTCAAGTCCTCGCCGAAGGCCGGGCTGGTCAATGCCATGAGCGCCTCCCGTCTCGATCCCGCCCTCGCCGATAGCTTCGAGGGCAATCGCTCCTACGACCTCGTCGTCCACCTCTCCGGCAACTTCAAGTCCGCCTTCCCGAAGGGCAAGCCCGGCACCGAGGAGAAGAAGGAAGAAGAGAAGCCCGCCGCCGATGGCGAGGCGAAGAAGGAAGACAAGCCCGAGGAAAAGAAGGAGGAGAAGCCCGCTTCCCTCACCGAGGCTACCAAGCCCGGTAACGTCTTCGTCATCGCGGATGTCGATGCCTTCTTCGACCAGTTCGCCTTCCGCATGCAGAACTTCGGCGGCCGCATGATGAACCTCGGCCCGCAGAACGGGAACTCCTCCCTGCTGCTGAACATGGTCGACCAGGCCGCTTCCTCCACCCACCTCATCGGCGCCCGCAGCCGCGCCGCCGTCTCCCGCCCCTTCACCAAGATCAAGGAGCTGGAAGCCGCCGCATCCGCCAAGGTCCGCGGCAAGGAAGCCGAGCTCAAGAAGAAGGAGCAAGAGGCGAACAACAAGCTGAACGAAATGCAGCAGACCAAGGCCGCCGGCACCGAGCTCTTCCTCTCGCCCGAGCAGGAGGCGGAGATCCGCAAGTTCCGCCAGGAGCTGGTGGATTCCAAGAAGCAGCAGCGCGAGCTGATGAAGGACCTGCGCAAGGAGAAGGACGGCATCGCCGGTCGCATCACCTTGGCCAATGTCCTCGGCATGCCACTGCTGGTCGTCATCTTCGGCATCGGCCTGCTCGTGAAACGCCGCACCGCCACCCGCGCCCGCTGA
- a CDS encoding ABC transporter permease, producing MNTWTIYKRELSSYFSHPIAYAVIVVFLLISMIFSFTLGAFLDVGDASLTYSFFAYLPFVLMVLVPAVGMRLMSEELRSGTIELLGTMPVSMWSVILGKFLAAATVWLVAILLTFPIWITVNWLGDPDNLTIFCGYIGAFLVACCFLAITLLVSAFTRDQVICLIVSSAICILIVLGTFDSFVRVFAKSLPQEVSNAITALGVWDHFLSLARGAFRIQDAVWFGSIIVACLLGTSAIVSAKRA from the coding sequence ATGAATACCTGGACCATCTACAAGCGGGAGCTGAGCAGCTACTTCAGCCACCCGATCGCCTACGCGGTGATCGTCGTGTTCCTGCTCATCTCGATGATCTTCTCCTTCACCCTCGGGGCCTTCCTCGATGTCGGAGACGCCTCGCTCACCTACTCCTTCTTCGCCTACCTGCCCTTCGTGCTGATGGTGCTCGTCCCCGCCGTGGGCATGCGCCTCATGTCGGAGGAACTCCGCAGCGGCACCATCGAACTGCTCGGCACCATGCCCGTCTCCATGTGGAGCGTCATCCTCGGCAAGTTCCTCGCCGCCGCCACCGTCTGGCTCGTTGCCATCCTCCTCACCTTCCCCATCTGGATCACGGTGAACTGGCTCGGCGACCCCGATAACCTCACCATCTTCTGCGGCTACATCGGCGCCTTCCTCGTCGCCTGCTGCTTCCTCGCCATCACCCTGCTCGTCTCCGCCTTCACGCGGGACCAGGTGATCTGCCTCATCGTCTCCTCCGCCATCTGCATCCTGATCGTGCTCGGCACCTTCGATTCCTTCGTGCGCGTCTTCGCCAAGTCCCTGCCGCAGGAAGTCTCGAACGCCATCACCGCCCTCGGCGTCTGGGATCACTTCCTCTCCCTCGCCCGCGGTGCCTTCCGCATCCAGGATGCCGTCTGGTTCGGCTCCATCATCGTCGCCTGCCTCCTCGGCACCAGCGCCATCGTCTCCGCCAAGCGCGCCTAA
- a CDS encoding PhoH family protein, with product MSVPETEIKLEYETAPFLHSLFANDAKELKYLEEKLGVRTVTREGWILFAGPEAEVKRAAAVFSDLEQARRQGSEIASRDFRMAVDMAAAGDEGSVSELSGVRLLGLRGRKPVVPKTPRQLEYLKSIEKNDVVFGLGPAGTGKTYLAMAMALSMLKAKRVGRVVLTRPAVEAGEALGFLPGDLREKVAPYLRPLYDAIHDMIGHEEGERYLADGTIEIAPLAFMRGRTLARSFVILDEAQNTTREQMFMALTRLGEDSRMVVTGDGSQIDLKPNVPSGLFEAERALGGVPGIDFVRFSGSDVVRHPVVGRIIEAYDRHRSSVG from the coding sequence ATGAGTGTCCCGGAGACCGAGATCAAGCTGGAGTATGAGACGGCTCCCTTCCTGCATTCCCTGTTCGCGAACGACGCGAAGGAGCTGAAGTATCTGGAGGAGAAGCTGGGCGTGCGCACGGTTACGCGGGAGGGATGGATTCTTTTCGCGGGGCCGGAAGCGGAGGTGAAGCGGGCGGCGGCGGTGTTTTCCGATCTGGAGCAGGCACGGCGGCAGGGCTCGGAGATCGCTTCGCGGGACTTCCGGATGGCGGTGGACATGGCGGCGGCGGGGGATGAGGGCTCGGTGAGCGAGCTTTCCGGCGTGCGCCTGCTGGGCCTGCGCGGCCGCAAGCCGGTGGTGCCCAAGACGCCGCGGCAGCTGGAGTATTTGAAGTCGATCGAGAAGAACGACGTGGTTTTCGGGCTCGGGCCTGCGGGCACGGGCAAGACTTACCTGGCGATGGCGATGGCGCTTTCAATGCTGAAGGCCAAGCGGGTGGGGCGGGTCGTGCTGACCCGGCCGGCGGTGGAGGCGGGCGAGGCGCTCGGCTTCCTGCCGGGCGATCTGCGCGAGAAGGTGGCCCCCTACCTGCGGCCGCTCTACGATGCGATCCACGACATGATCGGGCATGAGGAGGGCGAACGCTACCTAGCGGACGGCACGATCGAGATTGCGCCCTTGGCCTTCATGCGGGGGCGGACTTTGGCACGCTCCTTCGTGATTCTGGATGAGGCGCAGAACACGACCCGTGAGCAGATGTTTATGGCGCTCACGCGCTTGGGCGAGGACTCGCGGATGGTGGTGACGGGAGACGGTTCCCAAATCGACCTGAAGCCGAACGTGCCCTCCGGGCTGTTCGAGGCGGAGCGAGCGCTCGGCGGTGTGCCGGGGATTGATTTCGTGAGGTTTAGCGGATCGGACGTGGTCCGGCACCCGGTGGTGGGCCGGATCATTGAGGCCTATGACCGTCATCGGAGTTCTGTCGGTTAA
- a CDS encoding HDIG domain-containing metalloprotein, whose translation MGFIDAFKRWRLARRGLSSGRKRRVHAENAVAMTLDKSPWVRLSLYLVFIAWVGAIVLHVGSEVMGDPSVVAPAGESSYPSATSPLPTPSTLGLFGVVLAITAVFVLQTNLGAEAKRNGRIILILGGLAGHMALVRGISVMVDANSMSGDLKFLLIPFALTPMIHAVLLGRPVGTFSTIYGAMLGSLVLPLHDRLPYVAVSLCCGFAAVQAVYRVRKRVQLLRAGVYAGVIALVLCVAFGVIDITPDAGDQLSAMKRAGLSCLAALGMGIVIALLVSGMLPVLEGAFQLTTDISWLELSDLNHKLLRRLQLEAPGTFHHSLVVASLAEAAAEAVGANAAMCRVSAYFHDIGKLSKPEYFIENQADGADNPHSALTPTMSALIIIAHVKDGVDLAVKHKLNPKVIDIIQEHHGDSLVSYFYRRAQEQKKAELEKVEKGLENPEDLPKIDEKNFRYPGPRPRSRESGIVSLADIVESASRSLKKPTPAKIRAMVEDLVDGRVCDGQLSNCVLTLNDLAKVKDSFCATLRSMLHTRIDYPKDDERSTLGRKSSSDLEKRHGGQQGSKTQPLKTAPVQPAAVPQTPKPAN comes from the coding sequence GTGGGATTCATTGATGCTTTCAAACGCTGGCGTCTGGCACGTCGAGGATTGTCCTCGGGGCGCAAGCGTCGGGTTCATGCCGAGAATGCGGTGGCGATGACCTTGGACAAGAGTCCGTGGGTCCGGCTCTCGCTTTATCTGGTCTTCATCGCTTGGGTGGGTGCCATCGTGCTCCACGTCGGCTCCGAGGTGATGGGAGATCCGAGCGTCGTGGCTCCGGCGGGCGAAAGCTCCTATCCTTCCGCGACCTCGCCTCTGCCGACTCCGTCGACGCTGGGTCTTTTCGGGGTGGTTCTGGCGATCACCGCGGTGTTCGTGCTGCAGACGAATCTGGGCGCGGAGGCCAAGCGGAACGGCCGGATCATCCTGATCCTCGGCGGCTTGGCCGGGCACATGGCGCTGGTGAGAGGAATCTCCGTGATGGTGGATGCCAACTCCATGTCAGGAGACCTGAAGTTCCTGCTGATCCCCTTCGCGCTCACGCCGATGATCCATGCGGTGCTGTTGGGGCGGCCGGTGGGAACCTTTTCGACCATCTATGGGGCGATGTTGGGTTCGCTTGTATTGCCCCTGCATGACCGCCTCCCCTATGTGGCGGTGAGCCTTTGTTGCGGCTTCGCGGCGGTGCAGGCGGTCTACCGGGTCCGCAAGCGGGTGCAACTGCTCCGGGCGGGCGTCTATGCCGGCGTGATCGCGCTGGTGCTCTGCGTGGCCTTCGGCGTGATCGACATCACCCCGGACGCGGGCGACCAGCTCTCTGCCATGAAGCGCGCCGGGCTGAGCTGTCTGGCCGCGCTGGGCATGGGCATCGTGATCGCCCTGCTGGTGAGCGGCATGCTGCCGGTGCTGGAGGGTGCCTTCCAACTGACCACCGACATTTCATGGCTGGAGCTGAGCGACCTGAACCACAAGCTGCTCCGTCGCTTACAGCTCGAGGCGCCGGGAACCTTCCACCACAGCCTGGTGGTCGCCTCGCTGGCGGAGGCCGCCGCGGAAGCGGTCGGAGCGAATGCGGCGATGTGTCGTGTCTCGGCCTACTTCCACGACATCGGGAAGCTGAGCAAACCGGAGTATTTCATCGAGAACCAAGCGGACGGCGCGGACAACCCGCACAGCGCGCTGACTCCCACGATGAGCGCGCTGATCATCATCGCCCACGTGAAGGACGGCGTGGACCTTGCGGTGAAGCACAAGCTGAACCCGAAGGTCATCGACATCATCCAGGAGCATCACGGCGACTCGCTGGTGAGCTACTTCTACCGCCGCGCCCAAGAGCAGAAGAAGGCGGAGTTGGAGAAGGTGGAGAAGGGTTTGGAGAATCCCGAGGACCTGCCGAAGATCGACGAGAAGAACTTCCGCTATCCCGGTCCGCGTCCGCGCAGCCGCGAGAGCGGGATCGTGAGCTTGGCGGACATCGTGGAGAGCGCCTCGCGCAGCCTCAAGAAGCCGACCCCGGCCAAGATCCGGGCGATGGTCGAAGATCTGGTGGATGGTCGGGTCTGTGACGGCCAGTTGTCGAATTGCGTCCTGACCCTGAATGACTTGGCCAAGGTGAAGGACAGCTTCTGCGCGACGCTGCGGAGCATGCTCCACACGCGCATCGACTATCCCAAGGATGACGAGCGCAGCACCTTGGGTCGCAAGAGTTCCTCGGATTTGGAGAAGCGCCATGGCGGTCAACAGGGCTCGAAGACCCAGCCGCTCAAGACGGCCCCGGTCCAGCCCGCTGCCGTGCCCCAGACCCCGAAACCCGCCAACTGA
- the ybeY gene encoding rRNA maturation RNase YbeY produces MCPEIIVGNNQARTEIPEAWLVALEKGGSMAAAEILASHLHGGDAPLPEHECVEVALVDDETSARVHEQFMGIEGETDVITFHHGEIVIGVEVAFRQAAENGEPPLRELFRYIVHGLLHLAGHEDEEDDDRARMEAAQEPLVARLWPVVGEV; encoded by the coding sequence ATGTGCCCGGAAATCATCGTCGGCAACAATCAGGCCCGCACCGAAATTCCCGAGGCGTGGCTGGTGGCCTTGGAGAAGGGGGGCTCGATGGCGGCGGCGGAGATCCTGGCTAGTCACCTGCATGGTGGCGATGCGCCGCTGCCGGAGCATGAATGCGTGGAGGTGGCGCTGGTGGATGACGAAACCAGTGCGCGCGTTCACGAGCAGTTCATGGGGATCGAGGGTGAGACGGATGTCATCACCTTCCATCACGGCGAGATCGTGATCGGGGTGGAGGTGGCCTTCCGCCAGGCGGCGGAGAACGGCGAGCCGCCTTTGAGAGAGCTTTTCCGTTACATCGTCCATGGCCTGCTGCACCTCGCGGGGCATGAGGACGAGGAAGACGACGATCGCGCGCGGATGGAAGCGGCGCAGGAACCCTTGGTCGCACGGCTATGGCCGGTGGTGGGGGAGGTTTGA